CACGACATGGGTGTCGTCGCCCGTCTTGCCGATGACGTCATGGTGATGTACGCCGGCAAGCCGATCGAGCACGCCGCCGTCGGCGAGCTCTTCCACAACACCCGCATGCCGTATTCCATCGGCCTGCTGGGCGCGATCCCCCGTGTCGACAAGGCGGAGAAAGAGCCGCTGACCCCGATCAAGGGCAACCCACCGCTGCTGATCAACCTGCCTGACGCATGTCCGTTCGCCGATCGCTGCCCGATCGTGATGGATGCATGCCGACAGCGCGAGCCCGATCTCGTCGATGTGCCGTCTCTGACCGGAGTCGCACACCAGGCCGCCTGCATCCGCGCCCACGAGATTGATGAGAACGGCCTCATCGGCGGGCTCCCGGTCTACCCCGTTCCGGAGATTCCGGAGAGCGACCTGACCCGTACGCCGCGTGAGCAGCGCCCGATCACGCTCGACGTGCGCAACATGAACAAGGTGTTCCCGCTCATGAAGGGCGCGTTCTTCAAGCGCAAGGTCGGCGAGGTGCACGCGGTCAAGAACGTGACCTTCGACGTCCGCGAAGGCGAGACGATGGCCATCGTCGGCGAATCCGGCAGCGGCAAGACGACGACGCTGCTGCAGATCATGGACCTCGTCAAGCAGCACGACGGCGACATCATCATCAACGGCACGAGCGTCAACGACATCACGAGCCACTCCATCGAGCGCAAGGTGCGCCGCGACATCCAGATCGTCTTCCAGGACCCGATGGGCGCACTGGACCCGCGTATGACCGTCGCCGACGTCATCGCAGAACCGCTGCGCGCGATCGGCACCGCCAAGGACGAGGTGCATCGACGCGTCAAGGAGCTCATGGATCTGGTGGGGCTCAACCCCGCCCACATCGACCGCTTCCCCGGCGCGTTCTCCGGTGGCCAGCGTCAGCGCATCGGCATCGCGCGTGCGCTCTCGACCAACCCAAAGATCATCGTCCTCGACGAACCTGTGTCGGCGCTCGATGTGTCGATCCAAGCGGGCGTGATCAACCTGCTCGACGAGCTCAAGGTCAAACTGGGCGTCTCGTACCTGTTCGTCGCGCACGACCTCTCGGTGGTGCGTCACATCGCCGATCGGGTCGCTGTGATGTATCTCGGCGACTTCGTCGAGCACGGCGACGTCGACGACATCTTCGAGAACCCGCAGCATCCCTATACAAAGGCTCTGCTGTCGGCGATCCCGGTGCCGGATCCCGATATCGAACGCACCCGTGAGCGGCTCACCTTCAACCCGGACACGATGCAGGCCGAGGCCTCGACAGTCTGATCGTGTTTCCTGCCGGTAACGGCTGGTCACCGTCCGATAACAGTTAGGCGCGATTCACTGCGACCACGCGAATTCGGCGGGTGTCCGAACTATTCTTCCCTTTATGACACGCCGAAAGGCGGAAGGAGAACCATGAAGCAGCACAAGCTGATGGGGGCGATCGCGTTCAGCGGAGTCCTCGCACTTGCCCTCGCGGGCTGCGCGACCGGCACCGGCGATGACGGTGGCGACGGTGGCGGAGAGACCGTAGAGACCAAGGCGGCCGACTACAACCCGCAGGATCGCGACGCGCTCCAGACCGGCGGCGAAGCCCGCTTCCCGATCCAAGAGATCCCGGAGCAGCTGAACTCGTTCAACGGCGATGCATCGGCGGACACCGCCCGTGTCGCTGCCTGGTACAACCCGCAGATCCTCCTCCAGGAGGCTGACGGCACGCCGTACAAGCACGACGCCTACCTCGACGAGTGGAAGATCGATACCGTCGACGGCAACACCCAGATCACCTTCACCTTCACGGATGAGGCGCACTGGAACGACGGCACCGACATGGACTGGACCGCCATCGACGCCACGTGGAAGGCCAACCGCTCCTCCGACGAGGGCTTCAACCCGAACGCGACCGACGGCTACAAGGCCATCAAGTCCGTCGAACAGGGCGACACCGCGAAGACCGCGATCGTCACCTTCGACGGCGAGTTCGCCTGGCCGGAGATGCCGTTCCTGACGGGCATCATCCACCCCGCGCTGGCTGATCCGACGACCTTCAACGAGGCAATGATCGACAACCCGCACGCCGAATGGGGCGCGGGCCCGTACACGATCGACGAGTTCGACGCGAATGCGGACTTCATCTCCTTCGTTCCGAACCCGGAGTGGTGGGGCGACGAGCCGCTGCTCGACAACGTCTCGTTCCAGGGCATGGACGCGGCAGCATCGATCAACGCATTCAAGGCCGATGAGATCGACTCGGTCGAGGTCAACTCCAAGGACCGCCTCGAGCAGGTCAAGGACATGGAAGACATCACGATCTACCGTGCCACCCAGACCGCGAACACGCTGATCCAGGTCGATTCCACGAAGCCGCAGTTCCAGGACGTCAAGGTCCGCGAGGCGTTCTTCAAGGCGATCAACATCGACCAGCAGAAGGAGATCGCCTGGAACGGTCTCGGTTACGAGGAGGAGCCCTCGGGCTCTCTCACGCTGTTCCCGTTCCAGCCCGGATACTCCAACGCCCTCGAAGAGGCCGGCTGGGAGTTCAACCCCGACGAGTCCAAGAAGCTCCTCGACGAGGCCGGCTGGACCGAAGGCGAAGACGGCGTCCGCGAGAAGGACGGCGAGAAGCTCTCGGTCGTGTTCCCCGTGTGGAGTGACAGCCCGACGCAGGAAGCGATCGCGAAGTCGCTCCAGGCTCAGATGAAGGAGGTCGGTATCGACCTGCAGGTCGACGTGCGTCCTTCGACCGACTTCTCGAACGACTACAACACGATGAACTGGGACGTCTCGTCGCTCCGGTTCAGCTCCTCCGACCCGTTCGGTGCCGCCTGGTTCTGCCAGCTGTACTGCACGGACATGGGTCTGAACCTCTCAGGTGTGCAGACGCCCGAGATGGACCAGCGCATCCATGACGAGGTCGAGTCCCTGCCGACCGCTGAGGAGCAGACTGCTGCTGCTCTGAAGCTCGAGGCAGAGATCTTCCAGGACTGGGGCCTCATCCCGCTCTACAACGGTCCTTCCGTCTTCGCTGTCAAGACCGGCCTGGCGAACCTGACCCCTGAGCCCTACGTGGGCCTGGACGGGTTCGGTGTCACCCCGGTGGAGAACGTGGGCTGGGAGAAGTAAGCACCACGCATCACACGCAGGCGGGGTCGGTGGGTCATCCACCGGCCCCGCTTTTCCTATGCTGGAGCCATGAGCATCCAGGTCGTCTTCGTGCACGGCATCCGCACCTCCGCCACCATGTGGCGCGCACAACTCGCGCATCTCGCCGAGCGCGGAGTCGCAGCCACCGCGGTCAATCTGCCCGGTCACGGCTCCCGCATCGCTGAGGCGTTCGTTATCGAGGCCGCGATGGCGACGATCGACGACGCAGTGAGGGATGCCGCGACTCGCGGCCCTGTGCTGCTCGTAGGTCATTCCATGGGAGGTCTGGTCTCGATCGCCTATGCAGGCGCCGAGGATCCTCCCCCGGTCGCGGGGTTCATCGGCGCGTCATGCACGGCGTTCCCCCGGGGCGCCGGGCTCGCTGCATATCGCTTTCTCGCACGCAGATTCAACGCGCTTCCTGATAAGGGCCTCTGGCTGACCACGCAGGTGCTCGCCGCGACGCTTCCCGAGGAGACGCGTGCTGATTTCGCTGCCGGCGGCTACGCCTTCGACGCACAGGATGTCGCACTCGCGAGTCTCAGCACTCTCGACCTCGCCGCGGATGTGCACCGATTGCGGATGCCGGTGTGGTGGATCAACGGGCAGTTCGACCAGCTGCGTCCGCAGGAACGGCTGTTCCAGCGGCTCGCGCCGCACTCCGAGCTCATCGTCGTGCCGCGCACCTCGCACCTCGTCACTGCTATGCGTCCGCGCGTGTTCAACGCACTGCTGGACGTGGCAGTCGCGACTCTCGAGAAGGGCGTACCGCAACCGTCATGATGGCGCCGAGCACCGACAGGATGCCGGCTGCGAGGAACAGCAGCCAGAATCCACCGACCATGGCCACCAGTCCCGCTCCGATGAGCGGCCCCAGCAGCTGGCCGAGGCTGGCAGACACGTTGACGATGCCGAGGTCACGCGCATGATCCTCGACCCGCGGGAGCAGGTCGGTGGCGAGGGCGAGGCTGACGGCCATGAACGCGCCATATCCGACACCCATGACTGCAGCGGCGATCGCGGTGCCGATGAAGGTCGGTGAGACGAGGATCATGACAGCCGACAATGCCTGTACCAGCGCCGCGACGATGACGATCGGCTTGCGTCTGCCGGTGCGGTCGGACACGGAGCCGGCGACGAGGGAAGCAGCCACCACGAAGATCGTGTAGATCACGATCAGCACCAGCAGGTCGTCTTCCGCGGTCGCCGCCGGGGACCCGACGCCGTAGAGCAGGAAGAACAGCAGCAGCGCCGTGCCGAGGGCGTTGCCGATGTTCACCGTCAGACGACTGGCCAGCACCCACATGAAGTCGCGGTCACGGAGAACACTCGTCTCATCGCGCCAGCTCCGACGGGCGACGGGCTTCGTCCACGCGACCGGCGGGTCCGGCAGCAGCACCGCGGCGCCCACCCCCACCACGAGGATGAACCCTGCGAGCACGACGTAGCTCGCACCGATTCCGAGTCCGAGCAGCACGACGGCTCCGACGCCGACGACGATGCCGACAGCCTGTGCAGAACTCACCAGCGCCGATGCGGCGCCGCGCTGTGCGAAGACCTGATCGGCGATCATCGCCGTGAACGCAGCCGAGACCACAGCGATGCCGACGGATACGCCGACCCAGGCCGCACCGACGCCCAGTGGTTCTGTGGCGGATCCCGTGAGCAGGAGGGATGCTGCAGTCAGCACAGAGCCGCCGATCGCCCAAGGTCGCCGTCTTCCCCAGCGCGAGCCAGTGCGATCCGAGAGCATGCCGGCGATGGGCCCGGCGATCACTCCGGCGATGCCGCCGACCGAGAGGATCAGTCCGGACCAGACGACACCGGTGATCCAGTCGCGCTCGCCCCCAGGCGTGTCCAGCTGTAGAGGAAGCAGCAGTTGCACAGGTGTCAGCTGCACCGTCCAGACCGCAAGCCAAGCCACCGCGAACAGCGTCAGCCATCCCCCACCGACTCGACCGTCGCGCGGCATCAGGGACTTCATGATCGCGACTCCGCGATCAACGTGCGGTACCACTCGTACGAGGCTTTAGGGGTGCGTGCGGACGTCTCGTGATCCACATGGACGAGACCGAAGCGCTGACTGAAGCCGTCCGCCCATTCGAAGTTGTCGAGCAGGCTCCATACGGTGTACTCGTCGACACGAACGCCATGGGCGACAGCATCCGCAACGGCACCGATGTGCGAGGCGAGGTAGTCGATCCGCAGCGGGTCATGCAGCGGGCCGTCGACCTCATCCGGCTCCGGGAACGAGGCTCCGTTCTCGCCGATGATGACGGGTGGCAGCCGGTCGCCGTATCTGCGCGCAGCATCCGTCAGGAACTCGGTGAGCGCGCGCGGCGCGATTCCCCACAGCTCGCCGAAGCCGGTGTGCGCGACACCGGGAGTCGGAACCTGCACGAAGGGCACCGGTGCGCCCTCCGGTGCCGCGGCGATCGTCGTGGGGTTGTAGAAGTTCACCCCGTAGAACTCGGATGGCGTGCCGATGATCTCCATGTCGCCGTCCTGCACAGGCAGTTCGACGCCGAGCGGAGTGAGATCAGGGTAGGCGCCGGTCAGAACCGGATCGGCGAACAGCTGGTTGTGGATCATGTCGTACAAGTGGGCGGCGGTCTGATCCGCCTCGGAGTCCGTCGCCGGCTGCACCCACGTGTGATTGTTCACGATGCCGACCTCCGCGGCGCCCCGCTCGCGCAGGATGCCCGCCGCGCGACCGTGAGCGAGCAGTTGATGGTGCACGGTGGGCAGCGAGTCGAAGAGGAGGTGCCGCCCCGGCGCGAGCTCGCCCACGGCATAGCCCTGCAGCGATGTCGAGACCGGTTCATTGATCGTGTACCAGCTCTTCACACGATCTCCGAGGGCATCTGCCATGATCTCGGTGTACTCGGCGAATCGGTCGACGGTGTCTCTCGAGAGCCAGCCCCCTCCGGCCTCGAGGGCAGACGGCAGATCCCAGTGATACAGGGTGGGAAACGGCTCCACCCCTGCGTCGAGGAGTCCGTCGACCAGTCGATCGTAGTAGGCGACGCCCGCAGGAACACCCGCGCCGTGGCCGTCAGGCTGCACCCGCACCCACGAGATCGAGAAGCGGTATCGGTCGACCCCGAGGCTCTGCAGCAGCCCGATGTCCTCACCGCTGCGGTGGTAGCTGTCGGGTCCGGGCTCTGCCGTCGAACCGTCTCTGACCAGGCCGGTGGTGTCGACGAAGTCATCCCAGATGGAACGTCCGCGGCCGTCCGCGCGCCGCGCGCCCTCGATCTGGAAGGCCGCGGTCGCCGCCGACCAGCGGATTCCGGTCGGGACAGGGAGGATTCGATCAGCTGCATCCGCCATGGATGACTCCTTCAGTCGATAGCGCTCAGCATGCCGCATCCATCGGGCACTGCGACAGTGGCGCGCGAGGGAATCTGGCAGACCTGGTAGAGTGGGTTCTTGGCTTGCGTGAGAGTTCGTCCCTCACGACCGTCGAACAGCAGCCCTCTTCTGCTTACGACAAATCCCATCCATCCCTGAACGAAAGTTTCCACGCGTGGCAAACATCAAGTCGCAGATCAAGCGCAACAAGACCAACGAGAAGGCTACGGCGCGCAACAAGGCCGTCAAGAGCGAACTCAAGACCCTCGTCCGCGGTACCCGCGAGGCCATCGCCAAGGGCGACAAGGCTGCTGCCGAGGCAGCGCTGAAGGTCGCGTCGAAGAAGCTCGACAAGGCCGTCAGCAAGGGTGTGCTGCACGAGAACCAGGCAGCGAACCGCAAGTCGTCGATCGCCAAGCAGGTCGCCGCTCTCTGAGCTGAATAACTTCTCGAAAGAACCCGTCCCTTTGGGGCGGGTTCTTTCGTTCTCCGTGCACTCGCGCTGCACACTTGCAGGGAGATCGTACGAATGCAGGGCGAAACGCCGAGGATCGGGCCTGCATCCGTGCATCCGCCCTGCAAGTGTGCCGCCCCGATCTCATGGGGCCTGCCACCCGTGCCCTGCCGGGACCGGGGAGACCGGGGTTCGGGTCACTCCCCGAACGGTGCGCGGGTGGCGATGACCGTCACCATGCGCTCCAGCGCGAAGATCGGATCGCGCGCCGCGCCTTTGACCTCGGCATCCGCACGCGCAGTCGCCTGGATCGCGAGGCCCAATGAACGCTCGTTCCATCCGCTGAGGTCGCGCCTGGCGCGATCGACCTGCCAGTCCTTCATACCCAGGCGCTGCGCGAGGCTCCTGCTGGGTTCGCGCTGGCCGGCGACGCGTGCCATCGTCCGCAACTTCATGGCGAACGCCGCGACCATCGGAACCGGATCAGCACCGGAGTCGAGTGCGTGCCGCAGCGCCACGAGAGCCTCCCCGTAACGGCCGGCGATCGCTGTGTCGGCGACGACGAATGCCGACACTTCCACCCGACCGCCGTAGTACTTGGTGACCGTCTCCTCGGCGATGTCTCCGTCGACGTCGCGGATCAGCTGCTGGCACGCCGCCGCGAGTTCGGTCAGGTCGTCTGCGAACGCCGACACCAGCGCCCTGAGCGCTGACGGAGCGATGCGCTTCTTCGCCGCTGCGAACTCGCCCGCCGCGAAGTCGACGCGATCTCCGTCGCGCTTCACCGCGAGGCACGGGATCTCGATACCGCCGCCGGTACCGGCGCGCAGCGCGTCGAGCAGTTTCTTGCCGCGTACGCTCGCACCGGTGTGGCGCAGCAGCACGGTCGCGCCCTCCTGAGGGTTGGCCAGGTACGACACCGCCTCCTGCAGGAATGCATCTGAGCACTTCTCCACGCCGGAGACACGAACCAATCGCGGCTCGCCGAACAGCGAGGGCGAAGTGAGTGACAGGAGCGTCCCGGGAGCGTAGTCGTCTGCGCGCACGTCGCTGATCTCGAGTGCTGGATCTTCAGCGCGGAGGTAGTCGCGGATGCCGGCGATCGCGCGCTCCGCGCAGACCTCTTCGGGGCCGAAGACGAGCACGAGCGGTGCAGGTCGAGGGTCGCGCCACGATACCTGCGGTATCTTCGTCGCCTTCGCACCACCACGGGCTGAGGAACGAGGAGCTGCCATCAGGCCAGCCTACCGGGGGTCGTCGACATCGACCGGGTCGTCGGCGGGTGCGGCAGGCTGACCGGATTCGTCGGGCTCCGCTGCGCGCTCGGACCACAGCATGAGCTCGTCACCGACCTCGCCCACCAGAATCCTGCCCTGCTGGTCGGTGCGCAGCGCAACGGCGCCAACTGCCTCCAGGAGCGCCAGGGTCTCGGCGCGGGGATGACCGTAGTCGTTATCCGCTCCGGCGCTGAAGATCGCGACAGCGGGCCGCAGGAGCTCGTAGAGCCCGGTGTCCTGATCGGCGCTGCCGTGATGCGCGACCTTCACCACCGCGTACGTGCCGCGGAGTTGATCGCGCAGCATCCGCTGAGGCGTGGCAGAGAGGTCGCCGAGGAAGAGCGAGCGCGGCACCTCTCCCCCGTCGAATTCGACCACGACACTGGCGTCGTTGCCCGCGGGAAACGCAGCAGAGTCCTTTCGCGGCCACAGCACAGTCCAGGATGCCGCGCCCAGCGTGCCGCGCATGCCGGTCGATGCTTCGACGAGCGTCGCGCCCCCGTCTTCCAGATCGCTCAGCAGGTGGGCGTCCTCGGTCTCTCCCACCGGTCCGTGCAGCACTGTGCCGACGCGGCCCACGACGGACGCCGCCGCGCCCACGTGGTCGGCATCGAAGTGCGTCAGCACCAGCAGATCGATCCTGCCGACTCCGAGTGCGTTCAGACACGTCGACAGCGGTTCGGTCTCCATCCCGGTGTCGATCAGCGCCACCTGCTGTTCTGACCGCACCACCAGCGCGTCCCCCTGGCCGACGTCGCAGGCCGCGATCGCCCAGGCCTCCGGCACCGTCGTGCCGACGAGCGGTCCGGTCAGCAGCATCCGCGCCCCGGCCAATGCGACCGCGACGACGAGCACGACGATCGACACTCGGCGCACGCCGCGTCTCGCGGCGATCCCGTCCACACTGAGAACCACACCGATGGCCGCACTCAGCACCGCCACCAGCAGCGCAGCCGGGATGCCGGGTATCACGGCGACCTGCGCATTGGGAAGACCGGCAGACACCGTCGCAGTGGTCGAGATCCACGCCGCAGGCAGCCAGGCGCATACGGCCAGCAGATCGGCCAGCGGAGGGACGGATGCCGCCAGGCACGCGAGCAGACCGATCACCGTCGCGATGGGAGCCGCAGGACCGGCGACCATGTTCGCGACTATCGCGATGATCGACTGCTGCTCGGAGAACATTGCGATGATCGGCCCGCAGACCAGTTGGGCCGCGAGCGGGATCGCGATCGCCAGCGCGATCGGCCACGGCATCCACCTCGCGAGCCCGCGTGCCAGCGGCGGTGCGAGCACGATGAGCGCTGCCGTGGCGGCAGCCGACAGGGCGAATCCCGGCGTCGCGGCGAGCCACGGATCGGCGATGAGAATGGCGGCGACGGCGAGGCACAGCACTCCCAGTCCTGCGCTCGGCCGCCCGCAGAGGACCGTCAGCATGGCGACCGCTGCCATCACCGCCGCCCTGATCACGCTCGGCTCCGGTGTGACGAGCACGACGAAGGCCGCAAGAGCGGTGAGCGCGATGACCACCCTGAGAGTTCGACCTCCGCCGCACAGCGAGACCAGCCAGAACACTGCGCCCACCACGATCGCACAGTTCGCGCCGCTGACGGCGGTGAGGTGGCTGAGCCCGGACGCGAGCATGGCGTCGTCGAGTTCCTGCGTCACGGCACGGGTGTCCCCGACCGCAAGTCCCGGCAGCAGACCTGCGCCGGGCTCGGGAAGACGGATGGCGCGCTCCACGAAGTCCTCTCGTACTTGCGCCGCGACACCGAAGATCCCCTGCGCCGGCGTCAGGACCTCCACCTCCGTTCCGAACATCACGAGCGCTGCGCGCTCTCCCGGATCCGTCACCTTCACCTGCCCCGTGACGCGGATCGCGGCCCCCAGATCCAGCCCTGGCACCCGCTCCACTCCGATCCGGATCGGCACGGTCAAGGGCTCGGGTCCTGACGGGATCCCGGCGTGACTCGTCTGCGCGTCGAACCACAGCCGTCCATCGCTCCCTGCCGCGGATGACGAGGAGATCTCCGCGTAGACGTCGATCACCCGCCCGTCCAGCTCTGCAGCACTCGACCGCTGCGGCATCGCGAAGCCCGCCGTCATCGCGGTCGCCGTCGCGGCCAGCGCCACAACCGCCAGCAGACCCCCTCCCGCCCGCGCGACACCGCCTTTGTGCGCACGCGCGAGCCGCCCGAACGCCGCACCGCCGACAAGCGCGCCGCCCGCCGCGCACCACCAGGCGGTACCGGGCAGGAACGCACACACCAGCGCCGCGGCCCACACGCCGATCGCGATCGGTACGAGCCGCAGATCTCGCGCGCGGATGCCGGCCGTCACACGCGCACCAGCTCCGCGAGCCCCGCGAGCATCTTCTCCCCGATGCCCGGTACAGCGAGAAGGTCGTCCACCGACTGGAAGCGGCCGTTCGTGTCGCGCCATTCGATGATCCGCTGCGCCAGCGCCGGTCCGATGCGCGGAAGCGTCTCCAGCGCCGCCTGATCGGCGTTGTTCAGGTCGATCAGTCCATCGCCCACCGGCGGCGTCGTTCCTCCTTCCGCACCCGGGGCCCCTGGGGCCCCCGCGGCCCCTGCCACGGGCACGATCAGCTGCTCGCCATCACTGAGCGGGCGCGCGAGGTTCACGGCCTGCAGATCGGCATCGGCAAGCGTTCCTCCGGCTGCGGCGAGAGCGTCGACGACACGCGCATCGAGCTCGAGCAGGTAAAGGCCGGGGTGCGCGACCTGTCCGAGCACATGCACGTACAACTCGCCATCGACGGCGACCTCGTCCGACGCCTCCGACAACGGCACGGTCTGCACCGGCTGCGCCTGGCCGCGCATGATGCCGAGCCCGACCGCCGCCGACAGCACGACGAGCCCGAGCACGACCGCAGCGCCGATGCTCAGGCGCAGTCGCGACCGCGCGGGCACAGGCGCACCCGAAGACGCGGGCACCTTCTCAGTCGCTGGCACCCCGCCACGCTAAGGGTGCGGCCGCCCCCGCAGATGCCGGAATCCTGACGTCAGTGGACAGGTCGCCTCGGGGTGTGCCGGTGCAGAAAGACTGCGTTGACCTGGCGGGATCGCTGTCGCAGCGGTGAAAGGAGAATTCAGTCGGTCATGAGGGCTCAAAACCAACCGAATTCTCCTTTCACCGCGGCCGACGTCGGCGAGTTCCTGAGACCTCAGCCCTTGACGGCGAAGCTGACGATCTTCGGCGCACGGACGACGACGCGCACGATCTCCTTGTCCCCGAGCGCGCGGATGACCCGTTCATCGGCACGCGCGAGCGCCTCGAGTTCGGCCTCGCCGATGCGGGCGGGGACCTCGAGCTGCGCACGCACCTTGCCGCCGACCTGCACGACGGCCGTGACCGAATCCTCGACCAGCAGCGTCGGGTCGGCCTGACGCCAGCTCACCAGGGCCACCGAAGGCTCGTGCCCGAGAATCTCCCACATCTCCTCAGCGGTGTGCGGGGCGATGAGGTCGAGCATCACTGCGATCGTCTCGGTGGCTTCACGCACGGCCGGGTCTGCTGCGCCCGCACCGGAGTCGATCGTCTTGCGCGTGAGGTTCACGAGTTCCATCAGCCGTGCGACGAGCACGTTGAACTTGGTGTGCTCGACGAGCGCCGGCGCATCCGCCAAGAGGCGATGCGTGCCACGCCGCAGCGCGGCGTCGCCACCTTTGAACAGCACGTCGACAGGGCTGGAGACGTCGTGGCTGAGTCGCAGCGCACGCGCGAGGAACTTCTGGGCACCCGTCATGGAGACATCGGCCCAGTCCTTGTCGTCTTCGACCGGGCCGGCGAAGGCGAGACCGACGCGCAGCGCATCAGCACCGAACTTGTCGAGCTCCTCCTGGAACAGAACCAGGTTGCCCTTGCTCTTCGACATCTTCGCGCCGTCGAGGATGACCATGCCCTGGTTGATCAGGCTGCTGAACGGCTCGGTGAAGTCGATCAGCCCCATGTCGAAGAGCACCTTGGTGATGAAGCGCGCATACAGCAGGTGCAGGATCGCGTGCTCGACGCCGCCGACATAGGAATCGACGGGGGCCCAGCGGGCCGCTTCAGCCGGATCGAAAGCAACCTGGTCGCTGTTCGACGAGAGGAACCGCAGGAAGTACCACGAGCTGTCCACGAAGGTGTCCATGGTGTCCGGATCCCGCAGCACAGGGTCACCGCTCGCCTGATCCACCGTGCGCACCCACGACTCGGCAGCGCCCAGCGGCGATGCTCCCTTCGGGGACAGGTCGAGACCTTCGACGCTCGGCAGCTTCACCGGCAGCTGGTCCTCCGGCACGGGGATGATGCGGCCGTCCTCCGCGTGCAGCATCGGAATCGGCGTGCCCCAGAAGCGCTGACGGGAGATCAGCCAGTCGCGCAGGCGATAGTTCTTCGCGGC
The DNA window shown above is from Microbacterium murale and carries:
- a CDS encoding ComEC/Rec2 family competence protein, with the protein product MTAGIRARDLRLVPIAIGVWAAALVCAFLPGTAWWCAAGGALVGGAAFGRLARAHKGGVARAGGGLLAVVALAATATAMTAGFAMPQRSSAAELDGRVIDVYAEISSSSAAGSDGRLWFDAQTSHAGIPSGPEPLTVPIRIGVERVPGLDLGAAIRVTGQVKVTDPGERAALVMFGTEVEVLTPAQGIFGVAAQVREDFVERAIRLPEPGAGLLPGLAVGDTRAVTQELDDAMLASGLSHLTAVSGANCAIVVGAVFWLVSLCGGGRTLRVVIALTALAAFVVLVTPEPSVIRAAVMAAVAMLTVLCGRPSAGLGVLCLAVAAILIADPWLAATPGFALSAAATAALIVLAPPLARGLARWMPWPIALAIAIPLAAQLVCGPIIAMFSEQQSIIAIVANMVAGPAAPIATVIGLLACLAASVPPLADLLAVCAWLPAAWISTTATVSAGLPNAQVAVIPGIPAALLVAVLSAAIGVVLSVDGIAARRGVRRVSIVVLVVAVALAGARMLLTGPLVGTTVPEAWAIAACDVGQGDALVVRSEQQVALIDTGMETEPLSTCLNALGVGRIDLLVLTHFDADHVGAAASVVGRVGTVLHGPVGETEDAHLLSDLEDGGATLVEASTGMRGTLGAASWTVLWPRKDSAAFPAGNDASVVVEFDGGEVPRSLFLGDLSATPQRMLRDQLRGTYAVVKVAHHGSADQDTGLYELLRPAVAIFSAGADNDYGHPRAETLALLEAVGAVALRTDQQGRILVGEVGDELMLWSERAAEPDESGQPAAPADDPVDVDDPR
- a CDS encoding ComEA family DNA-binding protein; its protein translation is MPATEKVPASSGAPVPARSRLRLSIGAAVVLGLVVLSAAVGLGIMRGQAQPVQTVPLSEASDEVAVDGELYVHVLGQVAHPGLYLLELDARVVDALAAAGGTLADADLQAVNLARPLSDGEQLIVPVAGAAGAPGAPGAEGGTTPPVGDGLIDLNNADQAALETLPRIGPALAQRIIEWRDTNGRFQSVDDLLAVPGIGEKMLAGLAELVRV